One genomic region from Jilunia laotingensis encodes:
- a CDS encoding DUF3795 domain-containing protein, producing MKQLIACCGIDCENCDARMATIANDNELREKTAQKWSVMNNTSEITAATINCMGCRSNGIKFAYCSDYCEIRKCVKEKGFDTCGDCKELDNCQIVGSIFKHNPSAKENLVSLDI from the coding sequence ATGAAACAATTAATTGCGTGTTGCGGAATAGATTGCGAAAATTGCGATGCCCGTATGGCTACTATTGCAAATGACAATGAGTTAAGGGAAAAAACCGCTCAAAAGTGGAGCGTAATGAATAATACATCCGAGATCACAGCGGCAACTATAAATTGCATGGGTTGTCGTTCAAATGGGATTAAATTTGCATACTGCAGCGACTATTGCGAAATACGCAAATGCGTAAAGGAAAAAGGATTTGATACCTGCGGTGACTGTAAAGAGTTAGATAATTGCCAGATAGTCGGTTCTATTTTCAAACACAATCCCAGTGCAAAAGAGAATCTTGTATCTCTCGATATATAA